A single window of Halobacterium jilantaiense DNA harbors:
- a CDS encoding helicase C-terminal domain-containing protein → MNPERIVGEFPAPEFRGTQQQALADIRDAFAAGNDVVLVRAPTGSGKSLLARSIMGCARRAANADPSDAVGAYYTTPQVSQLDDVAEDDLLEDFKLIRGKSNYTCILPGEETTPVDRAPCARERGYDCAVKHRCPYFSDRAIASSRDYAAMTLAYFMRTAGSEVFRKRDVCVVDEAHGLAEWAEMYATIDLNTRTVPVWEDVRVPDVDGDPDKAVDFAEHLVRVCEGAKDDLLGQDELTAEEVARRDRLQELISELNWFVEDYRDPESATTWVVDADESAVTIKPMDPERYLAHTVWDRANKHALLSATILNKAAFCRSVGLDPSNVALVDVEHTFPVENRPLYDVTQGKMTYEHREQTLPKMAETVVRVMAHHPDEKGIIHAHSYDIAEKLASRLDDFGVGDRVRTHDSDSRDAELDRWKASDAPEVFVSVKMEEALDLAHDLGRWQVLCKAPFLNTNDSRVAARLSDGQWAWYYRTALRTVIQACGRVVRAPDDYGATYVADSSILDLFERARTDMPPWFAEQVDRMSTPDLPPASAQAALGETTTSVQQVETAGKSDGSSGSGSRSGSASGGSSTSSDSSGGAPVGRTTDYSSGDDRRDSQGSPVADVWDTE, encoded by the coding sequence GTGAATCCCGAGCGCATCGTCGGGGAGTTCCCCGCCCCCGAGTTCCGGGGCACCCAACAGCAGGCGCTGGCGGACATCCGGGACGCGTTCGCCGCGGGGAACGACGTGGTGCTGGTGCGGGCACCGACGGGCAGCGGGAAGAGCCTGCTCGCGCGCTCCATCATGGGGTGCGCCCGGCGGGCCGCCAACGCCGACCCGAGTGACGCCGTCGGCGCGTACTACACGACGCCGCAGGTGAGCCAGCTCGACGACGTGGCCGAGGACGACCTGCTGGAGGACTTCAAGCTCATCCGGGGGAAGTCCAACTACACCTGCATCCTCCCCGGCGAGGAGACGACGCCCGTGGACCGCGCTCCTTGCGCTCGCGAGCGCGGCTACGACTGCGCGGTCAAACACCGCTGCCCGTACTTCTCGGACCGCGCCATCGCGTCCTCCCGGGACTACGCGGCGATGACGCTCGCGTACTTCATGCGGACCGCCGGCTCGGAGGTGTTCCGGAAGCGCGACGTCTGCGTCGTCGACGAGGCCCACGGGCTCGCGGAGTGGGCGGAGATGTACGCGACCATCGACCTGAACACGCGGACGGTCCCGGTCTGGGAGGACGTGCGCGTGCCGGACGTGGACGGCGACCCGGACAAGGCGGTGGACTTCGCGGAGCACCTCGTGCGGGTCTGCGAGGGCGCGAAAGACGACCTGCTCGGACAGGACGAACTCACCGCCGAGGAGGTCGCCCGACGCGACCGCCTCCAGGAACTCATCTCCGAGTTGAACTGGTTCGTGGAGGACTACCGGGACCCCGAGTCCGCGACGACGTGGGTGGTCGACGCGGACGAATCGGCAGTCACTATCAAGCCGATGGACCCGGAGCGCTACCTCGCGCACACGGTCTGGGACCGCGCGAACAAGCACGCGCTGCTCTCGGCCACGATTCTGAACAAGGCGGCGTTCTGCCGGAGTGTCGGCCTCGACCCGTCGAACGTCGCGCTCGTCGACGTCGAACACACCTTCCCGGTCGAGAACCGGCCGCTGTACGACGTGACACAGGGGAAGATGACCTACGAGCACCGCGAGCAGACGCTGCCGAAGATGGCCGAGACCGTCGTGCGCGTGATGGCCCACCACCCCGACGAGAAGGGGATTATCCACGCCCACAGCTACGACATCGCGGAGAAGCTCGCGAGCCGCCTCGACGACTTCGGGGTCGGCGACCGCGTGCGCACCCACGACTCGGACAGCCGGGACGCCGAACTCGACCGCTGGAAGGCCAGCGACGCCCCAGAGGTGTTCGTCTCGGTGAAGATGGAGGAAGCCCTCGATCTGGCCCACGACCTCGGTCGCTGGCAGGTGCTGTGCAAGGCCCCGTTCCTCAACACGAACGACTCCCGTGTCGCCGCCCGGCTCTCGGACGGCCAGTGGGCGTGGTACTACCGGACCGCGCTCCGCACTGTCATCCAGGCCTGCGGCCGGGTCGTGCGCGCCCCGGACGACTACGGCGCGACGTACGTAGCTGACTCCAGCATCCTCGACCTCTTCGAGCGCGCCCGCACCGACATGCCGCCGTGGTTCGCCGAACAGGTCGACCGCATGAGCACGCCCGACCTCCCGCCCGCCAGCGCGCAGGCCGCGCTCGGCGAGACGACCACGAGCGTCCAGCAGGTCGAAACAGCCGGGAAATCGGACGGCAGCAGCGGGAGCGGCAGTCGCAGCGGGTCGGCCAGTGGCGGCAGTTCGACGAGCAGTGACTCCTCGGGTGGCGCACCAGTCGGCAGGACGACGGACTACAGCAGCGGCGACGACCGGCGCGACAGTCAGGGGTCGCCGGTCGCGGACGTCTGGGACACCGAGTAG
- a CDS encoding 60S ribosomal export protein NMD3 yields MTDAGIFCPRCGDPVESPGDGATRREQSLCDACYFEDFDLVDAPDTIEVMVCARCGAVHRGNRWVDIGADDYVDVAVAETTEALGVHLEAEDVDWEVRPEKLDDNTVRMHATFTGVVRDTHQTEQVTVTVKVSRQTCQRCGRIAGESYASTVQVRAVGRDPSSEETERATELAHRIVADLEDTGDREAFVTEVSPAESGIDIKLSTTKIGLKLARKLVEEFGGGFEDHETLITEDDDGNEVYRVTYAVRLPEFRPGDVVDLADDDDGPVLVRSNHGNLKGVRVTTGESYEASFEDGDSPDARKLGSVDDAVESTVVTVEDDASIQILDPETYEAETVPRPDYVDPEASTVPALKSRAGLHVLPDA; encoded by the coding sequence ATGACCGACGCAGGCATCTTCTGCCCCCGGTGTGGCGACCCGGTGGAGTCCCCGGGTGACGGCGCGACGCGCCGCGAGCAGTCGCTCTGTGACGCCTGCTACTTCGAGGACTTCGACCTCGTGGACGCCCCCGACACCATCGAGGTGATGGTGTGCGCTCGCTGCGGGGCCGTCCACCGCGGGAACCGCTGGGTGGACATCGGCGCAGACGACTACGTCGACGTCGCCGTCGCGGAGACCACCGAGGCGCTCGGCGTCCACCTCGAAGCGGAGGACGTCGACTGGGAGGTCCGCCCGGAGAAACTGGACGACAACACCGTCCGGATGCACGCGACGTTCACGGGCGTCGTCCGGGACACCCACCAGACCGAGCAGGTCACCGTCACGGTGAAGGTGAGCCGGCAGACCTGCCAGCGCTGTGGCCGCATCGCCGGCGAGTCCTACGCCTCCACCGTCCAGGTGCGGGCCGTGGGCAGAGACCCGTCCAGCGAAGAGACCGAGCGCGCGACCGAACTCGCCCACCGCATCGTCGCCGACCTCGAAGACACCGGCGACCGCGAGGCGTTCGTCACCGAGGTCTCGCCGGCCGAGTCCGGTATCGACATCAAGCTCTCCACGACGAAAATCGGGCTCAAGCTCGCCCGCAAACTCGTCGAGGAGTTCGGGGGCGGCTTCGAGGACCACGAGACGCTCATCACGGAGGACGACGACGGCAACGAGGTCTACCGGGTGACGTACGCCGTTCGCCTCCCCGAGTTCCGGCCCGGAGACGTGGTGGACCTCGCGGACGACGACGATGGACCCGTCCTCGTGCGCTCGAACCACGGCAACCTCAAGGGCGTCCGCGTGACCACGGGCGAGTCCTACGAGGCGAGCTTCGAGGACGGCGACAGCCCGGACGCCCGGAAACTCGGCTCGGTCGACGACGCCGTCGAGTCGACCGTCGTGACCGTCGAGGACGACGCCTCCATCCAGATTCTCGACCCGGAGACCTACGAGGCCGAGACCGTGCCGCGTCCGGACTACGTCGACCCCGAGGCGTCGACGGTGCCGGCGCTGAAGTCCCGCGCGGGCCTCCACGTTCTCCCCGATGCGTAG
- a CDS encoding class I SAM-dependent methyltransferase yields the protein MRRLAVVVPKPDSQTAIDGLEAEGVYDDRRKVCEHDADHVELPVTEEPASVPFERAIAQDDPDPRAPDLDDLLRERGWTDAERDRAPSSWAVLGSVILADFGDCPRPGEAGDALLSLHREADTVLDRGGVDGEHREPVVSVVAGVGDTETVHVEHGTRYAMDLAEVMFSPGNKAERARMGDEVTRGERVLDMFAGIGYFALPMARAGAQVTAVEKNPTAFRFLAENAQLNDVAETLDTILGDCREVEASADRVVMGYYDALGGPVAGDDPGYLAAALDALDAGGMLHVHAAVPEPELWDRPLGRLRAGCERADRAVEILDRRRVKSHSEGVFHVVLDARVD from the coding sequence ATGCGTAGGCTCGCCGTCGTCGTCCCGAAGCCCGACAGCCAGACGGCCATCGACGGCCTCGAAGCCGAGGGCGTCTACGACGACCGCCGGAAGGTCTGCGAACACGACGCGGACCACGTCGAACTCCCCGTGACCGAGGAGCCGGCCAGCGTCCCGTTCGAGCGCGCAATCGCCCAGGACGACCCCGACCCCAGAGCCCCGGACCTCGACGACCTGCTCCGCGAGCGCGGCTGGACGGACGCCGAGCGCGACCGCGCCCCCTCGTCGTGGGCGGTCCTCGGCTCCGTGATTCTCGCGGACTTCGGTGACTGCCCGCGGCCCGGCGAGGCCGGGGACGCCCTCCTGTCGCTCCACCGGGAGGCCGACACCGTGCTGGACCGCGGCGGCGTCGACGGCGAGCACCGCGAGCCCGTCGTCTCGGTCGTCGCGGGCGTTGGCGACACCGAGACGGTCCACGTCGAGCACGGCACCCGGTACGCGATGGACCTCGCCGAAGTCATGTTCTCGCCCGGGAACAAGGCCGAGCGCGCCCGGATGGGCGACGAAGTCACCCGAGGCGAGCGCGTGCTGGACATGTTCGCCGGCATCGGCTACTTCGCGCTCCCGATGGCGCGCGCCGGGGCCCAGGTCACGGCCGTCGAGAAGAACCCCACGGCGTTCCGCTTCCTCGCCGAGAACGCCCAGCTCAACGACGTGGCGGAGACCCTCGACACCATCCTCGGCGACTGCCGCGAGGTCGAGGCGTCGGCCGACCGCGTCGTCATGGGCTACTACGACGCGCTCGGCGGCCCGGTCGCGGGCGACGACCCCGGCTACCTCGCCGCCGCCCTCGACGCGCTCGATGCTGGCGGGATGCTGCACGTCCACGCCGCCGTCCCTGAGCCCGAACTCTGGGACCGGCCGCTCGGTCGATTACGAGCGGGCTGTGAGCGCGCCGACCGCGCCGTCGAGATTCTGGACCGCCGCCGCGTGAAGTCCCACAGCGAGGGCGTCTTCCACGTCGTCCTCGACGCCCGCGTGGACTAA